One window from the genome of Dolosigranulum savutiense encodes:
- the pnp gene encoding polyribonucleotide nucleotidyltransferase, which produces MLNKQEFTKEFAGRRLTVEVGQVARQANAAATIRYDDTVILTAVVNSNEPSTLPFFPLMVNYEEKMYAVGKIPGGFIKREGRPSEHATLTARLIDRPIRPMFPEGFKYETQIYNTVLSVNKDATPEMTAMFGSSLTLGLSSLPFNGPIAGVQVGRVDGEFVINPTEEQMAASDIDLIVAGTKDAINMVESGAQEVSEADMLEALLFGHEAVKELCAFQDEIIAEIGQEKMEVELILPDADLKAAIEAEYSEQMIAAVQNPDKMARAEQVETLTDDIVAAYEEKFADDDELDSIMNDVKQIIKDMEKAEVRRLITEDKVRPDGRDLHEIRDLNSEVAYLPRAHGSGLFTRGQTQALSVLTLGPLAEHQVIDGLSSEEEKRFIHHYNFPSYSVGETGRPKSPGRREIGHGALGARALEAVIPDEEDFPYTIRLVAEVLESNGSSSQASICAGSLALMDGGVPIKAPVAGIAMGLVMDSEDQYTVLTDIQGLEDHLGDMDFKVAGTAKGITALQMDIKIEGITRDILVEALESAKNARLKILNNMMNTIGQPREQLSEYAPKVQMIQIKPDQIKIVIGKGGDQINQIIDETGVKIDIEEDGKVSVYGEDQAMIDRAIEIIEELTEEVEVGKIYKGKVVRIENFGAFVEVIKGTDGLVHISELADGYVKNVTDVVKMGEEVDVLVTEIDNMGRVNLSRKQAIEKKNEQ; this is translated from the coding sequence ATGTTAAATAAGCAAGAATTTACGAAAGAGTTTGCTGGACGTCGGTTAACTGTTGAGGTTGGACAAGTAGCTCGACAAGCGAATGCGGCAGCAACGATTCGCTATGATGATACGGTTATTCTAACAGCGGTTGTCAATAGTAACGAGCCATCTACTTTGCCATTTTTTCCTTTAATGGTGAACTATGAAGAAAAAATGTATGCAGTTGGAAAGATTCCTGGAGGCTTCATTAAGCGGGAAGGACGTCCATCTGAGCATGCGACGCTGACTGCGCGATTGATTGACCGTCCGATTCGTCCCATGTTCCCTGAAGGATTCAAATATGAGACCCAAATTTATAATACCGTCTTAAGTGTCAATAAGGATGCAACGCCAGAAATGACAGCCATGTTCGGTTCCTCACTGACATTAGGTTTATCCTCCTTACCATTCAATGGCCCGATTGCTGGAGTACAAGTCGGTCGTGTGGATGGTGAGTTTGTGATCAATCCAACTGAAGAGCAAATGGCTGCGTCTGATATTGATTTAATTGTCGCAGGAACAAAAGATGCGATTAACATGGTAGAATCCGGAGCGCAAGAAGTAAGCGAAGCTGATATGTTAGAGGCCTTGTTGTTCGGGCATGAAGCAGTGAAAGAATTGTGTGCCTTCCAAGATGAAATCATTGCAGAGATTGGTCAAGAGAAGATGGAAGTCGAACTGATTTTACCGGATGCAGACTTAAAAGCAGCAATCGAAGCTGAGTATAGTGAACAAATGATCGCGGCTGTGCAGAATCCAGATAAGATGGCGCGAGCGGAACAAGTTGAGACCTTAACTGACGATATTGTGGCAGCTTATGAAGAAAAATTTGCTGATGATGACGAGCTAGATAGCATTATGAACGATGTCAAGCAAATCATTAAAGATATGGAAAAAGCAGAAGTCCGTCGATTGATTACAGAAGATAAAGTACGTCCTGATGGTAGGGATTTACATGAAATTCGTGACCTTAATTCCGAAGTGGCTTACTTACCACGTGCGCATGGTTCAGGACTATTCACACGAGGTCAGACTCAGGCATTATCTGTCTTGACCTTGGGCCCACTAGCAGAACACCAAGTGATTGATGGTCTTAGCTCAGAAGAAGAAAAACGATTTATTCACCACTATAACTTCCCAAGTTATTCAGTCGGTGAAACAGGACGTCCGAAATCACCTGGACGTCGTGAAATTGGACACGGTGCTTTAGGAGCACGTGCCTTAGAAGCAGTTATTCCTGACGAAGAGGACTTCCCATACACGATTCGTCTCGTTGCTGAAGTACTTGAATCGAATGGCTCCTCTTCGCAAGCAAGTATTTGTGCCGGGTCGCTCGCGCTAATGGATGGGGGTGTGCCGATTAAAGCACCTGTTGCTGGAATCGCTATGGGACTTGTAATGGATAGTGAAGATCAATATACGGTCTTAACCGATATTCAAGGATTAGAAGACCACTTAGGTGATATGGACTTCAAAGTTGCCGGAACTGCTAAAGGTATTACCGCGCTACAAATGGATATTAAAATTGAAGGAATCACACGTGATATCTTAGTTGAAGCCCTCGAGTCAGCTAAAAATGCCCGCCTTAAAATTTTGAATAATATGATGAATACAATTGGTCAACCAAGAGAGCAACTTAGTGAATATGCGCCAAAAGTTCAAATGATCCAAATTAAACCAGACCAAATTAAAATTGTCATCGGTAAAGGTGGCGACCAAATTAATCAAATTATTGATGAAACGGGCGTGAAGATTGATATTGAAGAAGACGGAAAAGTATCAGTCTATGGTGAAGATCAAGCGATGATTGATCGCGCCATCGAAATTATTGAAGAGTTAACTGAAGAAGTCGAAGTAGGCAAAATCTATAAAGGTAAAGTTGTTCGCATTGAAAACTTTGGTGCTTTCGTTGAAGTGATTAAAGGCACAGATGGCTTAGTTCATATTTCTGAATTAGCTGATGGTTACGTAAAAAATGTAACTGATGTTGTAAAAATGGGCGAAGAAGTTGACGTCCTAGTGACTGAAATTGATAATATGGGCCGTGTGAATTTATCACGTAAGCAAGCGATTGAGAAGAAAAACGAGCAATAA
- the infC gene encoding translation initiation factor IF-3 — translation MIINDRIKDSEVRLIGHDGEQIGVVSRENALDAAARAELDLVLVSPNAKPAVARIMDYGKYKYEQQKKEKEQRKNQKTIEVKEIRFSPTIDDHDFNTKLRQGRKFLEKDGDKVKATIRFRGRAITHKDIGREVLERFAEETKDVGDIEQKPKMDGRSMFLMMAPKSDK, via the coding sequence ATGATTATCAATGACCGTATTAAGGATAGTGAGGTACGGTTAATCGGACATGATGGAGAGCAAATTGGAGTTGTCTCACGTGAGAATGCACTAGATGCTGCAGCGCGAGCTGAATTAGACCTTGTGCTTGTATCACCGAACGCGAAGCCTGCTGTTGCCCGTATTATGGATTACGGTAAGTACAAATACGAACAACAGAAGAAAGAAAAAGAGCAGCGTAAAAATCAGAAGACCATTGAAGTCAAAGAAATTAGATTTAGCCCTACAATTGATGATCACGATTTCAACACGAAATTGCGTCAAGGCCGTAAATTCTTAGAAAAAGATGGCGACAAAGTGAAAGCGACAATTCGCTTCCGCGGACGTGCTATTACACACAAAGATATCGGTCGTGAAGTCTTGGAACGCTTTGCTGAAGAGACAAAAGACGTTGGAGACATTGAACAGAAACCAAAAATGGATGGGCGTAGTATGTTCTTAATGATGGCTCCTAAAAGTGATAAATAA
- the rpmI gene encoding 50S ribosomal protein L35: MPKMKTHKGSQKRFKRTGSGKLKRSRAKTSHLFANKTQKQKRQLRKAKLVSKSDYKRIKQQVTYMK; the protein is encoded by the coding sequence ATGCCAAAAATGAAAACACACAAAGGTAGTCAAAAACGATTTAAACGCACAGGATCTGGAAAATTAAAACGTTCTCGTGCGAAAACAAGTCACTTGTTCGCAAACAAAACGCAAAAACAAAAACGTCAATTGCGTAAAGCAAAACTTGTATCGAAGAGCGATTACAAACGTATTAAACAACAAGTCACTTACATGAAATAA
- the rplT gene encoding 50S ribosomal protein L20, with the protein MARVKGGTVTLKRRKRVLKLAKGYFGAKHKLFKVAKQQVMKSYMYAYRDRKQNKRNFRKLWITRINAAARQHGLSYSKFMHGLKLANIDLNRKVLADLAVNDAESFASLANQAQEALNNQ; encoded by the coding sequence ATGGCAAGAGTAAAAGGTGGAACAGTCACATTAAAACGCCGTAAGCGCGTATTGAAATTAGCAAAAGGATACTTCGGCGCAAAACATAAATTATTCAAAGTTGCTAAACAGCAAGTTATGAAGTCATACATGTATGCATACCGCGACCGTAAACAAAACAAACGTAATTTCCGTAAATTATGGATTACACGAATTAACGCGGCAGCACGTCAACATGGCTTAAGCTACTCTAAATTTATGCACGGTTTGAAGTTAGCAAACATCGATTTGAACCGTAAAGTACTTGCTGACTTGGCTGTTAACGATGCTGAATCATTTGCATCATTAGCTAACCAAGCACAAGAAGCATTAAATAACCAATAA
- a CDS encoding lipoate--protein ligase, with the protein MYYVKNERNGEEIHDAALNLAIEYYLLNEVKLDEPVLLFYINDNSIIVGKNQNTYEEVNTTYVEENGVKVVRRFSGGGAVYHDLGVLNFCFLTEDDGQSFRNFQKFTEPVIKSLHKMGADGAKLQGRNDLIIDDKKFSGNAMYTKNGRMTAHGSILFDSEIEAVVDALRPKKHKLESKGIKSIRSRVTNIKPYLGDEYQGMNTKDFRQRLLLDLFEVDDQSEVKEYQLTDEDWTHIEAFAAKYTDNWDWNYGSSPDFELERSERLSCGTVEVKLDIDHGEISDLKIYGDFFGMGEISDVEEQLIGIKYETESLKSVLETIDLNKYFGNVTVDELIELIY; encoded by the coding sequence ATGTATTATGTAAAAAATGAACGCAATGGAGAAGAAATTCATGATGCAGCCTTAAACTTAGCAATTGAATACTATTTACTGAATGAAGTAAAGCTCGATGAACCAGTTTTACTCTTCTATATTAATGATAACTCTATTATTGTAGGTAAAAACCAAAATACGTATGAAGAGGTCAATACGACTTATGTGGAAGAGAATGGCGTGAAAGTGGTACGTCGCTTCAGCGGTGGTGGAGCGGTTTATCATGACTTAGGTGTCTTGAACTTCTGCTTCTTAACCGAAGATGATGGGCAGTCATTCCGTAACTTCCAAAAATTTACGGAACCGGTTATTAAATCCTTGCATAAGATGGGGGCAGATGGTGCCAAACTACAAGGACGCAATGATTTAATTATTGATGACAAAAAATTCTCTGGAAATGCGATGTATACAAAAAATGGCCGGATGACGGCTCATGGGTCGATTCTATTTGACTCTGAGATTGAAGCAGTTGTGGATGCTTTGCGACCAAAAAAACATAAACTAGAATCCAAAGGTATCAAATCTATTCGTAGTCGAGTAACGAATATCAAACCCTACTTAGGTGATGAGTATCAAGGGATGAATACGAAAGATTTTCGTCAGCGACTACTCTTGGATCTGTTCGAAGTAGATGATCAATCTGAAGTGAAAGAGTATCAGCTAACTGATGAAGATTGGACACATATTGAAGCATTTGCGGCGAAGTATACGGACAACTGGGACTGGAATTACGGTTCTTCTCCCGACTTTGAACTTGAGCGGAGTGAACGTCTAAGTTGTGGTACGGTTGAAGTGAAACTCGATATTGACCACGGTGAAATTAGTGATCTGAAGATTTATGGTGATTTCTTCGGTATGGGCGAAATTTCTGATGTCGAAGAGCAGTTGATCGGTATAAAATATGAGACGGAAAGCTTAAAATCCGTACTTGAAACGATTGACCTCAATAAATACTTCGGTAATGTGACAGTTGATGAATTAATTGAATTAATTTACTAA
- a CDS encoding ArsC/Spx/MgsR family protein produces the protein MITIFTNPISIESLKAKEWLDESDIPYVEREYFDELVTLDEIKQMMTLTELGAEDLIAPEYLSLVKGTVANETVSLSELIDFIQEEPRLLKNPIIFDDKRLMTGFNEDEIQKFIPKEILSIEELDYFTEE, from the coding sequence ATGATTACTATTTTTACCAATCCGATATCCATTGAGTCATTGAAAGCGAAAGAATGGCTAGATGAAAGTGATATCCCTTATGTTGAGCGCGAATATTTTGATGAATTAGTCACCTTGGATGAGATTAAACAAATGATGACATTAACGGAATTAGGAGCGGAAGATCTGATTGCGCCAGAATACTTATCATTAGTGAAAGGGACCGTTGCTAATGAGACCGTCTCTTTGTCAGAACTCATTGATTTTATTCAAGAAGAACCTAGATTGTTAAAAAATCCCATTATTTTTGATGATAAGCGACTAATGACGGGATTTAATGAAGATGAAATTCAAAAATTTATTCCGAAAGAAATTTTGTCGATTGAAGAATTGGATTATTTTACTGAAGAATAA
- a CDS encoding adaptor protein MecA, with the protein MEIEHINEDTIRVKIDNDDLLERGVTFLDLLGNQQQIEQFFHSILDEVDIDDSFKDSDALTFQVMPKNNGMELFITKGAQMTEDLIDYLDDEVMKELEASQHQKNKRDHKDDGESLEEFVLMFDNIEQAIMLAQDIELEYLEATLYRESTNYYLSLRFNDHGNELTETYKHLLRAKALEFAQLSPVSSDVVAEYAQPIIKQNALRVLLEHFKAE; encoded by the coding sequence ATGGAAATAGAACATATTAATGAAGATACGATTCGAGTGAAGATTGATAATGATGATTTACTCGAACGTGGGGTCACTTTTTTGGATTTACTGGGGAATCAACAACAAATTGAACAGTTTTTCCACAGTATCTTAGATGAAGTAGATATTGATGATTCATTCAAAGATTCAGATGCGCTGACATTTCAAGTCATGCCCAAAAATAATGGAATGGAGCTCTTTATTACAAAAGGTGCTCAAATGACAGAGGACTTGATTGACTATTTGGATGATGAAGTGATGAAAGAGCTGGAGGCAAGCCAACATCAAAAAAATAAAAGGGATCATAAAGATGACGGAGAATCGTTAGAAGAGTTTGTGCTCATGTTTGATAATATCGAACAAGCCATTATGTTAGCTCAAGATATTGAACTGGAGTATCTTGAGGCGACACTTTATCGTGAATCGACAAATTATTACTTGAGTTTGCGCTTCAACGATCATGGAAATGAGCTAACTGAGACCTATAAACACCTCTTGCGAGCTAAAGCATTGGAATTTGCCCAGCTTAGTCCCGTGTCCAGTGATGTGGTGGCAGAATATGCCCAACCGATTATTAAACAAAACGCGCTAAGAGTCTTGCTTGAGCATTTTAAAGCTGAATAA
- a CDS encoding competence protein CoiA family protein: protein MLMAMNEQKKLVMAPELELNNKGTHYCPGCQEPVFLKQGTHKVAHFSHYPGSDCQQFAEGETVEHVTGKLWLYKLLGRSFSKVELEPYLPKLQQRPDLLLPEQRLAVEFQCSSIPIDLVAERTAGYQKYNYRVIWIAGTPLMASKSLTALQKSLLFSHQAGPPKLLYLNMQASYVGMAVPYARQLFTTQLSTHTVKRFADWLQLSVSLRQQSELENRSIKYWHRQLEREAFYRNQSLLSFLQLLYEDRESLISIPRELYYPLASDWMIRTHDFEWRYRLLKWIESLPTYHIMTPKRIAKWLSKQVQAKHIAYYRLPTLDHTIKIAPVMEFLDELVCSGVLKKQGAIGYCRRGRAKRFSSLEEKFATTNQE from the coding sequence ATGTTAATGGCAATGAATGAACAGAAAAAGCTGGTGATGGCACCTGAATTGGAGTTAAACAACAAGGGCACGCATTATTGTCCAGGTTGTCAAGAGCCTGTTTTCTTGAAGCAGGGAACGCATAAAGTAGCTCATTTTAGTCATTATCCAGGTAGTGATTGCCAGCAATTTGCGGAAGGGGAGACGGTTGAGCATGTTACAGGGAAGTTGTGGTTATATAAGTTATTGGGGCGATCTTTTTCCAAAGTAGAGCTGGAACCGTATTTGCCTAAGTTACAACAGCGCCCTGATTTACTGTTGCCCGAGCAACGTCTAGCCGTTGAATTTCAGTGTAGTTCTATTCCAATTGACTTAGTTGCTGAACGGACGGCTGGGTATCAGAAATACAATTATCGTGTGATATGGATTGCAGGCACTCCTTTGATGGCCAGTAAATCATTAACAGCTTTGCAAAAATCATTGTTATTCAGCCATCAAGCAGGACCTCCTAAATTATTGTATTTGAATATGCAAGCAAGTTATGTAGGGATGGCTGTACCATATGCCCGCCAATTATTTACAACACAGCTATCTACTCATACGGTTAAACGATTTGCTGATTGGCTTCAATTGTCAGTCTCCTTGAGGCAACAATCAGAATTAGAGAACCGATCAATCAAGTATTGGCATCGTCAGTTAGAACGAGAGGCATTTTATCGTAATCAGTCGCTGTTGTCCTTCTTGCAATTATTGTATGAAGATCGGGAGTCACTGATTTCCATTCCTAGAGAATTATATTATCCATTAGCTTCAGATTGGATGATTCGAACACACGATTTTGAGTGGCGTTATCGTTTATTGAAGTGGATAGAATCTTTGCCGACCTATCACATCATGACGCCTAAACGGATAGCTAAATGGCTAAGTAAACAAGTGCAAGCGAAGCATATTGCTTATTATCGGTTACCAACATTAGATCACACGATTAAGATAGCACCGGTGATGGAATTTTTAGATGAATTAGTATGTTCTGGTGTATTAAAAAAACAAGGAGCTATTGGATATTGTCGGCGCGGACGGGCTAAACGCTTCAGTTCTCTAGAAGAAAAATTTGCTACAACTAATCAGGAATAA
- the pepF gene encoding oligoendopeptidase F has protein sequence MSDTKQLPKRHEVEEAKTWDLTTIYESDEAWEQDFEAIDDLKDKFVSFQGTLGEGADKFLTAFETLLDLNRKLSKVFVYSHLKSDQDTENSTYQTLNDRARLKYAEVAEARSWFTPELLSLSPETIDRYFAEAEELQPYKHEIETILADRDHVLSAEKEALLAGASDILSSGSQTFSMLNNADIEFPTVTNEAGEEVQLSHGLYGELIQSTDRSVRQEAFKKMYEVYKGLNNTFASTLQSDVKKNNYLARVHHYDSARHQALSDNHIPESVHDTLLEVVNENLPLLHRYMALRKELLGLDELHMYDLYPPITGDDSLEYSFEEAKEATYEGLSVLGDEYKAILDKAFNERWIDVVENKGKRSGAYSSGMYDTNPFILLNWHDSLNHLYTLVHELGHSAHSYFTRNNQPYVYGDYSIFLAEIASTTNENLLTDYLLKKADSPKEKALILSQYLDGFKGTVFRQTQFAEFEHKIHTAAQEKQPLTADFLNKTYAEINDKFYGDVVVNDEEIQYEWSRIPHFYMGYYVYQYSTGFCAATALADKILNEEEGALEAYLDYLKSGSSDYPIEVMKKAGLDMTNKDYLQRAMDVFEQRLNQLEEVVKAIK, from the coding sequence ATGTCAGACACAAAACAATTACCAAAACGTCATGAAGTAGAAGAAGCTAAAACATGGGATTTAACAACTATTTATGAAAGTGATGAAGCTTGGGAGCAGGATTTTGAAGCGATTGATGACTTGAAAGATAAGTTTGTAAGCTTCCAAGGTACTTTGGGTGAAGGAGCGGATAAATTTCTAACAGCATTTGAAACATTACTGGATTTAAACCGCAAGTTGAGTAAAGTCTTTGTATACTCTCACTTGAAAAGTGATCAAGATACTGAAAATTCAACGTATCAGACCCTTAATGACCGCGCACGCTTGAAATATGCTGAAGTTGCGGAGGCGCGTTCTTGGTTTACACCAGAATTGCTGTCACTCTCACCGGAAACGATTGATCGTTACTTTGCTGAGGCGGAAGAACTTCAACCTTACAAACATGAAATTGAAACAATTTTAGCTGATCGAGATCACGTTTTAAGTGCTGAGAAAGAGGCATTATTGGCTGGGGCTAGCGATATCTTATCATCTGGAAGCCAAACCTTCTCGATGTTAAATAATGCCGATATTGAATTTCCAACAGTGACGAATGAAGCGGGTGAAGAAGTTCAACTGTCCCATGGGTTGTATGGAGAATTAATTCAGAGTACAGATCGTTCCGTACGTCAGGAAGCCTTCAAGAAAATGTATGAAGTCTACAAAGGCTTGAATAATACATTCGCGTCAACGCTTCAGAGCGATGTGAAGAAAAATAACTATTTAGCACGCGTACACCATTACGATTCAGCGCGTCATCAAGCGTTATCGGACAACCATATTCCAGAGAGTGTACATGATACCTTGTTAGAAGTGGTGAATGAGAACTTACCACTCTTACACCGTTATATGGCGTTACGTAAGGAATTACTTGGTCTTGATGAGTTGCATATGTATGATTTGTATCCACCGATTACGGGGGATGATAGCCTAGAGTATTCATTTGAAGAAGCAAAAGAGGCAACCTACGAAGGATTAAGTGTATTGGGTGATGAGTACAAAGCGATTTTAGATAAGGCATTCAATGAGCGTTGGATTGATGTGGTTGAGAATAAAGGGAAGCGCAGTGGAGCGTATTCATCAGGTATGTATGATACGAATCCGTTTATCTTGCTGAACTGGCACGATTCTTTAAATCACTTGTACACCTTAGTGCATGAATTGGGCCACAGTGCGCACAGTTACTTCACACGTAATAACCAGCCGTATGTGTACGGGGACTATTCTATCTTCTTGGCTGAGATTGCCAGCACTACAAATGAGAATCTATTAACAGATTATCTCTTGAAGAAAGCGGACTCGCCTAAAGAGAAAGCTCTTATTCTAAGCCAATACTTAGATGGATTCAAGGGAACAGTCTTCCGCCAGACACAATTTGCTGAATTCGAGCACAAGATTCATACCGCAGCGCAAGAGAAACAACCATTGACTGCTGATTTCTTAAATAAAACCTATGCCGAAATTAATGATAAGTTTTATGGAGATGTTGTTGTTAATGATGAAGAAATCCAGTATGAATGGTCGCGTATTCCGCATTTCTACATGGGCTACTATGTATATCAATACTCAACTGGTTTCTGTGCAGCCACAGCGTTAGCGGACAAAATCTTAAATGAAGAAGAAGGCGCGCTAGAGGCTTACTTGGATTACTTGAAATCCGGTAGTAGCGATTACCCGATTGAAGTGATGAAAAAAGCCGGTCTCGACATGACGAATAAAGATTACTTGCAACGAGCGATGGATGTCTTCGAACAACGCTTGAACCAGCTAGAGGAAGTTGTCAAAGCCATTAAATAA
- a CDS encoding DsbA family protein — MAFRQMIELFVFINPLDPECFKANQMIIEFAQERTEKVNIRFVTSVLSQKSLRQLHYAYLKKMQRDDNQIFNADFIASLAVQAATMQGKKRGMQFLMTLQSCLFEQGASFSEALVLEVAQRVNLDLTMFQEDLYSNLAKKAYTRDQHLAQKMQITSTPTCVLYQCNSSNKAIKMSHHLSKETLHQVCGDTFDNLTTQQYNRHTFFQIL; from the coding sequence CCACTCGATCCTGAGTGTTTTAAAGCTAATCAGATGATTATCGAATTCGCCCAAGAGCGTACCGAAAAAGTGAATATTCGCTTCGTGACCAGTGTACTTAGCCAAAAATCACTGCGTCAACTGCACTATGCTTATTTGAAGAAGATGCAACGTGATGACAATCAAATCTTCAATGCTGACTTCATAGCTAGTCTAGCTGTTCAGGCTGCCACCATGCAAGGTAAAAAACGTGGCATGCAATTTTTAATGACACTTCAGTCATGTCTATTTGAGCAGGGAGCCTCTTTTTCAGAAGCACTCGTTTTAGAGGTAGCTCAGCGTGTAAATCTTGATCTGACGATGTTTCAAGAGGACTTATACTCAAACTTAGCTAAAAAAGCTTATACAAGAGATCAACACTTAGCCCAAAAAATGCAAATCACCTCCACACCAACTTGTGTCTTATATCAATGTAATAGTAGCAATAAAGCTATCAAAATGTCGCACCACCTGTCGAAAGAAACCTTGCACCAAGTCTGTGGAGATACCTTTGATAACTTAACTACCCAACAATATAATCGGCATACATTTTTTCAAATCTTATAA